A region of Triplophysa rosa linkage group LG16, Trosa_1v2, whole genome shotgun sequence DNA encodes the following proteins:
- the LOC130566805 gene encoding BEN domain-containing protein 5-like produces MLRIVYRCRCTHKYNNVCDLIFQEATSPASIPDLPVTSENSSAVVTYQIAEQILENQEVDIGEGVAIHSEKWKKIQANLKDSLFVKELAVCIWRTSTLANRSLEGKSCPTTKPDPRPPLTPHKYRAIKGCFQKWLEGKDFEEAELKARAGKLGRYLTEQIQDINKKINQKSEFAYM; encoded by the exons ATGTTACGGATTGTATACCGGTGTCGTTGTACACACaaatataataatgtttgtGACTTGATTTTCCAGGAAGCAACATCTCCAGCCTCCATTCCAGACCTTCCAGTGACATCTG AGAACAGTTCTGCTGTTGTTACCTATCAAATCGCTGAACAAATTTTGGAAAACCAAGAG gttgatattgGTGAAGGTGTTGCAATACACAGTGAAAAATGGAAGAAGATTCAGGCTAATTTAAAGGACAGCTTGTTTGTAAAAGAACTGGCAGTGTGCATTTGGAGAACAAGCACACTGGCCAACCGTAGCCTGGAAGGAAAAAGTTGCCCCACCACAAAACCAGATCCTAGGCCCCCTCTGACACCTCACAAATATAGAGCAATTAAAG GTTGCTTTCAAAAGTGGCTGGAAGGCAAAGATTTCGAGGAAGCAGAGCTGAAAGCCAGAGCGGGAAAACTTGGGCGatatttaacagaacaaattcaagatatcaacaaaaaaataaatcaaaaaagTGAATTTGCATATATGTAA
- the LOC130566800 gene encoding CMP-N-acetylneuraminate-beta-galactosamide-alpha-2,3-sialyltransferase 1-like has translation MLFSVKPENVYMESSCSCQTCVMDFMEDEWFAYRHNPTVPPLLNRKNSVLRQDVYRWWMGLQHSSLKVNYTDIVDQLFTLFPDEDHYSDPGPDRCRTCAVVGNSGNLIGSRYGPLIDFHDVVIRINKGPTKGYEKDVGSKTTHRILYPESAVDLDNSTHLVLFPFKIRDMQWLISTFTTRHITRTYMPVKPSINANEDQVMILHPGFIKHVYDSWLQKHGRYPSTGFITLIFALHICDEVNVFGFGASSGGAWHHYFDQTNTHFKAGPHGGDFENKTIHELLQRKKISIYKGYR, from the exons ATGCTTTTTAGCGTCAAACCGGAAAATGTATACATGGAGAGTTCATGCTCTTGTCAGACTTGCGTAATGGACTTTATGGAGGATGAATGGTTTGCTTATCGTCACAACCCCACAGTTCCACCATTACTCAACAGGAAAAACAGCGTGCTTCGCCAAGACGTATACAGATGGTGGATG GGTCTGCAACATTCATCCCTTAAAGTCAACTACACAGACATCGTAGACCAGCTGTTCACGCTCTTTCCAGATGAAGACCACTACTCGGACCCCGGCCCGGATCGCTGCAGAACATGCGCTGTGGTGGGAAACTCTGGGAACCTCATCGGATCCCGATATGGTCCTCTTATAGATTTTCATGATGTTGTTATTAG GATAAATAAGGGTCCGACAAAAGGCTATGAGAAGGATGTGGGCTCTAAGACCACTCACCGGATTCTGTATCCTGAGAGCGCTGTGGATTTGGACAACTCCACCCACCTGGTGCTTTTTCCCTTTAAAATTCGGGACATGCAGTGGCTCATCAGTACCTTCACCACTAGACACATCACACG CACATATATGCCAGTGAAACCTTCCATAAATGCAAACGAGGACCAG GTGATGATCCTCCACCCTGGATTTATAAAACATGTCTATGATAGCTGGTTGCAGAAACATGGCAGATATCCATCCACTGGCTTCATAACATTAATTTTTGCCCTGCATATCTGTGATGAG GTGAATGTTTTCGGATTCGGAGCTTCAAGTGGTGGAGCCTGGCATCATTACTTTGATCAAACTAATACTCACTTTAAAGCAGGCCCGCATGGTGGAGactttgaaaacaaaacaatacatgaaCTTCTTCAGAGAAAAAAGATTTCAATCTATAAAGGGTATCGGTAA
- the LOC130566798 gene encoding CMP-N-acetylneuraminate-beta-galactosamide-alpha-2,3-sialyltransferase 1-like — protein sequence MQGIRYGKYSMTLVICVILVCMFLVFQPLDDFSDGICACTHCVRQQSHSHWFNELYDVSVPPLLTRRNHVLSDSVLKYWKGLQKYKIESNYAEVVEKLFSLFPDKEHYSDAGPDRCRICAVVGNSGNLKGSHYGRLIDLHDFVIRINKGPTKGFEKDVGSKTTHRLIYPESAVDMDNSTHLVLSPFKVLDMEWLISAFTTKTITRTYIKVKPSVTANRHKVMILHPAFIKYVHEIWLLKRGRYPSTGFLAIVFALHICDQVSAFGFGADQYGNWFHYFEKTGPNLRTGAHSGSFEFDTMMRLYLENKIQVFRRR from the exons ATGCAAGGGATTAGATATGGGAAATACTCTATGACACTGGTCATATGTGTAATTCTAGTCTGCATGTTTCTGGTCTTCCAACCCCTGGACGACTTCTCAGATGGGATCTGTGCGTGTACTCACTGTGTCAGACAGCAGAGCCACAGTCACTGGTTCAATGAACTCTACGATGTCTCTGTCCCACCTTTGCTCACCAGGAGAAATCATGTGCTTAGTGATAGTGTCCTGAAGTATTGGAAG GGTCTTCAGAAATATAAGATTGAATCCAACTACGCCGAAGTGGTGGAGAAGTTGTTCTCGCTCTTCCCAGATAAAGAACACTACTCCGATGCTGGACCGGATCGCTGCAGAATCTGTGCTGTTGTGGGAAACTCTGGCAACCTCAAAGGATCCCATTATGGACGTCTCATAGATCTTCATGACTTTGTCATTAG GATAAATAAGGGCCCAACCAAAGGTTTTGAGAAGGATGTGGGTTCCAAGACCACTCATCGGTTGATCTATCCCGAGAGCGCTGTGGATATGGACAACTCCACCCACCTGGTGCTTTCTCCCTTTAAGGTCTTGGACATGGAGTGGCTCATCAGTGCCTTCACCACTAAAACCATCACACG CACTTACATCAAAGTTAAGCCGAGTGTAACTGCCAACAGACATAAG GTGATGATTCTACACCCGGCTTTTATAAAATACGTCCATGAGATTTGGTTACTAAAACGTGGCCGATATCCATCTACTGGCTTCCTCGCAATTGTATTTGCCCTGCACATCTGTGACCAG GTTTCTGCATTTGGGTTCGGTGCCGATCAGTATGGAAACTGGTTTCATTACTTTGAGAAAACCGGGCCCAACCTCCGTACCGGCGCTCACAGCGGCAGCTTTGAATTTGACACTATGATGCGCCTTTACCTTGAAAACAAAATTCAGGTGTTCAGAAGAAGATAA
- the LOC130566797 gene encoding CMP-N-acetylneuraminate-beta-galactosamide-alpha-2,3-sialyltransferase 1-like produces MITFNKQESYIKVFSTTIFFSIIFLFMFLQNAVIYNSLQTSDDDDDDGGGLCACDQCVRDLNDDDWFFMRYSPTIPTMLNKKNSVLKKDVYRWWKGLQIDGSEHVYTDLVDTLFALFPDEEHYLDASLDRCRTCAVVGNSGNLLKSQYGELIDSHDLVIRINKGPTKGYEGDVGSKTTHRIIYPESAVDIDKSTHLIIVPFKILDLRWLISIFTTKHITRTYTNVKSTLNADMDRVMIVHPAFIKYVYDNWSQRHGRYPSTGFISLILALHICDEVKVFGFGARSDGNWHHYFDRTLAHFSRGSHGGDFENKTMNELQRRNKIFMYKGI; encoded by the exons ATGATCACCTTCAATAAACAGGAATCATACATCAAAGTTTTTTCAACCACAATCTTTTTTAGCATCATCTTTCTTTTCATGTTTCTCCAAAACGCTGTGATATACAATTCCCTGCAAAcatctgatgatgatgatgatgatggaggAGGTCTGTGCGCTTGTGATCAATGTGTCAGAGATCTGAACGATGATGACTGGTTCTTTATGCGCTACAGCCCAACAATTCCAACTATGCTGAACAAAAAGAACAGCGTGTTAAAGAAAGATGTCTATAGATGGTGGAAA gGTCTACAAATTGACGGCTCTGAACATGTGTACACGGATTTGGTGGACACATTGTTTGCTCTCTTCCCAGATGAGGAACACTATTTGGACGCTAGTCTGGATCGCTGCAGGACCTGTGCCGTGGTCGGAAACTCTGGGAATCTTCTGAAATCCCAATACGGTGAATTGATAGACAGCCATGACTTGGTCATAAG GATAAACAAGGGTCCAACAAAAGGTTATGAGGGGGACGTGGGGTCTAAGACCACCCACAGGATTATCTACCCTGAAAGCGCTGTGGACATTGATAAGTCCACCCATCTGATTATTGTGCCCTTTAAGATCCTTGATCTGCGCTGGCTCATCAGCATCTTCACCACTAAACACATCACACG CACGTACACTAATGTGAAAAGTACTCTAAATGCTGACATGGACAGG GTGATGATTGTCCATCCAGCGTTCATAAAATACGTTTATGATAACTGGTCACAAAGGCACGGCAGATATCCATCTACAGGCTTCATTTCACTAATACTGGCCCTTCACATCTGTGATGAG GTTAAAGTTTTTGGCTTTGGAGCTAGAAGTGATGGAAACTGGCACCATTATTTTGACAGAACTTTGGCTCACTTTTCCAGAGGTAGCCATGGCGGAGACTTTGAAAATAAAACCATGAATGAGCTTCAGCGGAGAAACAAGATTTTCATGTATAAAGGGATATAG